A genome region from Clostridium sp. JN-9 includes the following:
- a CDS encoding N-6 DNA methylase, whose product MDEFFIEKVDELYKIIVEPIDSMYKFTAINNYKYMLKIDDTSSFGAQYLKRVCKEKSKGAIYTPKEISEFIVKNTICEEDIVNNPFIKIVDPACGTGNLLKECYKYLKYIYIKNLNEINSRWNLNLNDLNINQHILKNNLYGFDIDKTALKILVIDFFSITGVEAEYNFTEKDFIIDNIDEKFDIYIGNPPYIGHKALDRNYSLILKKKYRNIFKDKGDISYCFFQCAINNMTHNGKLGFIVSRYFLESPSGEGLRKVLKDFCTIYKIVDFYGIRPFKNTGIDPVIIFLKNNINHKSKINIIKPLNNKEKNKGSFYKSVFLNNGDDFSQFYIDKAYLNSNGWILRNEQERNIIKKIETKSFTNLDKICSSHQGIITGCDKAFIVDNSTIENEKLEKDLIRPWIKSSNIKKNGVTFENKYLIDTDLIKDISEYPHVYKHIMPYKERLLNRRECSKGKREWYRLQWGRTSDIFEGEKIVFPYKSSSNRFALDKGNYFSADVYCLILKEAVPFTYKYLLGILNSKIYEFYFKTYGKKLGMDLYEYYPNNLIKLCIPTMDIIDDYTKINSSDFDNILYKYFDFTKEEIEIIEYH is encoded by the coding sequence ATGGATGAATTTTTTATAGAAAAAGTGGACGAATTATATAAAATAATAGTTGAACCTATAGATAGTATGTACAAATTTACAGCAATTAATAATTATAAATATATGTTAAAGATTGATGACACATCCTCATTTGGAGCGCAATACCTTAAAAGGGTGTGCAAGGAAAAGTCAAAAGGCGCCATTTATACACCAAAAGAAATTTCAGAATTTATTGTGAAAAACACAATTTGTGAAGAAGATATAGTAAATAACCCATTTATTAAGATAGTAGATCCAGCTTGCGGAACGGGGAATTTATTAAAGGAATGCTACAAATACCTAAAATACATATACATTAAAAACTTAAATGAAATCAACAGCAGGTGGAATTTAAACTTAAATGATTTAAACATTAATCAGCATATTCTAAAAAATAACTTATATGGCTTTGATATAGACAAAACAGCATTAAAAATATTAGTTATAGATTTTTTTAGTATAACTGGAGTTGAAGCTGAATATAATTTTACTGAAAAAGATTTCATCATTGATAACATTGATGAAAAGTTTGATATTTATATTGGTAATCCACCATATATAGGACATAAGGCATTGGACAGAAATTACTCATTAATTTTAAAGAAAAAATATAGAAATATTTTTAAAGACAAGGGTGACATTTCCTATTGCTTTTTTCAATGTGCTATTAATAACATGACCCATAATGGAAAGCTTGGCTTTATTGTTTCCAGATATTTTTTGGAATCACCCAGCGGAGAGGGATTGAGAAAGGTATTAAAGGATTTTTGTACAATATATAAAATAGTTGACTTTTATGGCATAAGACCTTTTAAGAATACTGGCATTGATCCAGTTATTATTTTTTTAAAAAACAATATAAACCATAAATCTAAAATTAATATTATAAAGCCTTTAAATAACAAAGAAAAAAATAAAGGAAGCTTTTATAAATCTGTATTTTTAAATAATGGTGATGATTTCAGCCAGTTTTATATTGATAAAGCATATTTAAACAGTAATGGCTGGATATTAAGAAATGAGCAGGAAAGAAATATAATAAAGAAAATAGAAACAAAAAGTTTTACTAATCTTGATAAAATATGCAGCAGTCATCAGGGAATTATTACTGGATGTGATAAGGCCTTTATTGTCGATAACAGTACAATTGAAAATGAGAAACTGGAAAAGGATTTAATAAGGCCCTGGATAAAGAGCAGCAATATAAAAAAGAATGGGGTTACCTTTGAAAATAAATATTTAATAGATACTGATTTAATTAAAGATATTAGTGAGTACCCCCATGTTTATAAGCACATTATGCCATATAAAGAAAGACTGCTTAATAGAAGAGAATGTTCAAAGGGCAAAAGGGAATGGTATAGGCTGCAGTGGGGAAGAACATCAGATATATTTGAAGGAGAGAAAATTGTTTTTCCGTATAAATCCAGCAGTAACAGATTTGCATTAGATAAAGGAAATTACTTCAGTGCTGACGTGTATTGTCTTATCCTAAAAGAAGCAGTACCTTTTACATATAAATATCTTCTGGGTATTTTAAATAGTAAGATATATGAATTTTATTTTAAGACTTATGGCAAAAAGTTAGGAATGGATTTATATGAGTACTATCCCAATAATCTTATTAAGTTATGCATTCCAACTATGGATATAATAGATGACTACACCAAAATAAATTCTTCAGATTTTGATAATATATTATATAAATATTTTGACTTTACTAAAGAGGAAATAGAAATAATAGAATATCATTAA